In Patescibacteria group bacterium, the following are encoded in one genomic region:
- a CDS encoding non-canonical purine NTP pyrophosphatase, which yields MENVTFITGNQNKADYLSKYLGHPVDHIKLDLDEIQSTDLKEIVEHKVRQAYEKIKKPVIVEDVSLEFVALGGLPGPFIKFFVEKVPFDVICSMINGQTRKAIARCVFGYFDGKDLKLFESSLDGEIAKIPSGKNGYGWDRMFIPQGYAVTRASLSEEDDKKTYLQIKPFAKLKEYLESKVGY from the coding sequence ATGGAAAATGTAACTTTTATAACTGGTAATCAAAACAAAGCAGATTATTTATCAAAATATCTTGGACATCCAGTAGATCATATAAAGCTTGATTTAGATGAAATTCAATCGACAGATCTTAAAGAAATTGTTGAGCACAAAGTTCGACAAGCTTATGAAAAAATAAAGAAACCAGTTATTGTTGAAGACGTTTCTTTAGAATTTGTTGCTCTTGGTGGATTGCCTGGACCTTTTATTAAATTTTTTGTGGAGAAAGTTCCCTTCGATGTAATTTGTTCGATGATTAATGGACAGACGAGAAAGGCAATTGCGAGATGTGTTTTTGGTTATTTTGATGGTAAAGATTTGAAATTATTTGAAAGTAGTTTGGATGGTGAAATTGCTAAAATTCCATCAGGAAAAAATGGTTATGGATGGGACAGGATGTTTATTCCGCAAGGATATGCAGTTACAAGAGCGTCACTTAGCGAAGAAGACGATAAGAAAACTTATTTACAAATTAAACCATTTGCAAAATTGAAAGAATATTTAGAATCAAAAGTAGGATATTAG